Within Sorangiineae bacterium MSr11367, the genomic segment TCAAGGATCGCATCGCCGTCGTCACGGGAGCCTCCAGCGGCATCGGTGAAGCCACCGCGCGCAGGCTCGCCCGCGAAGGCGCGGCCGTGGCCGTGTTCGCACGGCGCAAAGATCGCCTCGAGTCGCTCGTGAAATCCATTCGCGACGGCGGAGGGCGCGCGCAGGCCTTCGCCGTGGACGCGAAGGATCGCTCGGGCCTGGCCGAGGCGGCGCGGGTCATCGCCGGAGAATTCGGCGTCGTGGATCTGGTCGTCAACAACGCGGGCGTCATGCTCCCGGCGCCCTTCGAGGACCACCGCTTGGGCGACTTCGAACAGATGATCGACGTCAACGTCACGGGCGCCGTGCGCATCGTCGATGCCTTCGTGGATCCGCTGATTGCGGCGGCCGCGAAGGGTGGACGCGCGGACCTGGTGAACATTTCCTCGGTGGGCGCGCACGGCGTCTATGCGAACTTCGCGGTCTATTGTGCGACCAAAGCCGCCATGACGCATCTGTCCCGAAATTTGCGCGCGGAGCTGGGCCCGAAGCAGGTGCGTGTGGCGGTCGTGGAACCGGGGCTCGTGGATACGGAGCTGCAAAGCCACGCGACCGACGCTGCGGCCCAGGAATGGCTTGCGCAGACGCGAAAAGCCTTTGCGTGGCTCGCAGCCGACGACATCGCGGAGACCATTGCCTATGTCGCGGGCCTACCGCGTCACATTAATCTGGAGCGCATCACGGTGGTACCGACGCAGCAGGTGTGACAGGCTTGCGTCCTCGAGAGAGGGGACCAAGGCCATGAATCCTAGGCACGTCGCAGCGGTGGGTTCTCTGTTGGCCATGTGCGCGTGCTCCGGGGGCGAGGCCTCGGAGACAACGCGGCAAACGCCATCGGCCCTCATGGGCACGTGGATCGACGATCCGGCGCTTCCACTCGTTTACAATGCGAGTGGCGCGTCGGATGCGCGGGCCCTCGCGTTGACCAAGGCCGCACTGGCGGGCCTGGGATTCTCGGGGCCGGAGGCGCCCAACCACGATGACCGCGTGTTCGTGGGCAAGCGGTACCTCGCCTGGATCGATCAGACCGGGTTTTACGGCAAGATGAACGGCCTCTGGGTGCTCGACGGCGCGGCCGGAGACGCGCTCGATTTCGTGGTGAAAGACCCCGACGGGCGCCCGGTGAACGTATTCATCCCCGGCGAGGACGGCGAGGGGCACTTCGCCGGCGGGTACAAAGGTGCCGAGCACGTCGAGTTTCCCAACCGCGTGCCGGAGGCCAACGACGATCCGGCCTGCGCGCAGCAAGATTGGTGCAATCAATATGGATTGAACGAGGCGCCGCCGTTCACCAATACGCGCATTCCGTGGTGGTCGGCCTGCAATGCCGGGGCGCCGTCGTTCGCGGCGAAGTTCGAACCGGTGGTGTTGCAGTCGCTCCCCGACGGCGGGTTGAAGCTGGTGTACGAGGGGCCGCTCGTCAAAGAGGCGGACGGGGACAGCGTCAAGGACGGCGATGCCTGCCACGCCGATTACCTCTTTCCGGACAAGGTGCGGCGCCGCGTTTACCTGCGTGTCGGCTACGAGCTGCACCCCGATTCGAACGACGTGGACCGGACGATGCAAATCGTGAATCCGACGGGCAATCCCTCGTTCGCCGGCGATATGAGCCTCATTGGAGGCTTCGTGATGACCGCGTGGCCAAATGCGAATTACCTCAAACGGATCAACCGGTTTTGGCGGCCGGAATTGCGGGAGACGACCATCAACTGGGCTGGTGAGGGCATTCGCCTGCCCGGCGGCGCGTGGACCGATTTGCACGCGCGTCCGGTGCCGACCAGCGACGTGGTTGTCGGATGGATCGATCAGCCCTTCACCTTGGGCGTGACCAACGACTATGCGGCGGGGCGCACGGCCACGGTTTCGCACGTGGGGCCGAGTGACAACCAGGACGTGGGCGGCTGCCTCTGCGCGGTGCATGGCGCCATCGAAATGGGCGGCGGGCTCATTCACGCGGGCATTTCGCTGCCCATCGCGGGCGGGCAAAGCACCATCGAAGCGCGCCGGCGTCTCACCGTGCCGAATGCCCTTCGCCGGGGCGACGTGCGCGGCCGCACGTACGACGTGGTGAACGGCCTCGCGCACGGCATCGGCCGCGCCGATCCGGACGGCTGGTACGCGACCACGGCGAACGATGCGCGTGGCCATATGATTTACGGGCCCTATGCGACCGATTGGGGCGGCGGGGCTGCGCAGGCCGTCGTTCAGCTCAAGGTCGACAACAACAGCGCCGACGATGGGGTGGTGGTGACCTTGGAATTCAACGACTTCACCACGAATACCGTCTTTGCATCGCGGCCGATTCGCCGTCGCGAATTCCGCGCGCCGCATTCGTTCCAGCGATTCACCTTGCAAGGCAACCTCGACGGTCGTGCAGGGCACAAGTTGGAGGTGCGCGTGTATTGGCACGACATATCGTATGTAAAGGTGGGGAGCGTGGCCGTGCACACCAGCGATTTCTGACGCACAACCGACACGAAAGCGTCACGATGATGCAGATCGACATCGATACCGTCGCGCTTTTCCTCCACTCCCGACGAGGTTGTCATGTCGCATCTTACCGACCGCGCACGCGCGGCAAGCCAGGGCTCTTCTGATACCGAGTCGCTCGCCACGGGCGAGACCTTCGAAGACGTGATTGCACGTGCGCACGTGACACGGCGCATGGTGTTGCGTGGCGGTCTCGGGGCATCGCTTGCGGCGGTGTTCGGTGGCTCCGTGCTCGCCGCGTGCAGCGACGAATCGACCGTGGTCCATACGCCACCGGGAACG encodes:
- a CDS encoding SDR family oxidoreductase; translated protein: MSQSSSLKDRIAVVTGASSGIGEATARRLAREGAAVAVFARRKDRLESLVKSIRDGGGRAQAFAVDAKDRSGLAEAARVIAGEFGVVDLVVNNAGVMLPAPFEDHRLGDFEQMIDVNVTGAVRIVDAFVDPLIAAAAKGGRADLVNISSVGAHGVYANFAVYCATKAAMTHLSRNLRAELGPKQVRVAVVEPGLVDTELQSHATDAAAQEWLAQTRKAFAWLAADDIAETIAYVAGLPRHINLERITVVPTQQV